A stretch of the Papaver somniferum cultivar HN1 chromosome 6, ASM357369v1, whole genome shotgun sequence genome encodes the following:
- the LOC113291291 gene encoding CASP-like protein 2A1, with translation MSRRGAWTVFIFDQVVIYVILAAGFVSAEVVYLANKGDVVVTWSEARGSYGGFCKKATMSIGITFSVFGFYVILSLISSYRLFSKYDAPSISSTAASSYPRNKQDQEMAAAFPA, from the exons ATGTCCAGGCGAGGAGCATGGACAGTTTTCATCTTCGATCAG GTTGTGATATATGTGATACTAGCAGCAGGATTTGTATCAGCAGAGGTAGTTTACTTGGCCAACAAAGGTGATGTTGTTGTGACATGGAGTGAAGCCCGTGGGTCGTATGGTGGATTCTGTAAAAAGGCAACAATGTCTATCGGAATTACCTTTTCAGTTTTCGGTTTTTACGTGATTCTTTCACTCATTTCTTCCTACAGACTTTTCAGTAAGTACGACGCTCCCAGCATTTCCTCCACCGCTGCTTCGTCGTACCCCAGAAACAAGCAGGATCAAGAAATGGCAGCTGCTTTCCCAGCTTAA
- the LOC113291292 gene encoding 60S ribosomal protein L14-1-like, producing MCPDHIVAGALNDLLYLFLFRSHHQKFQNGITSTQVPLFSNLPFKRYVEIGRVALVNYGECYGKLVAIVDVIHQNRGNGATREEQRAACLHPLRHLLMLLSDMVRSQMSFKRLSLTDIKIDIGRIPKKKVLIGAMEAADVKRKWESSS from the exons ATGTgtcccgaccacatcgtagccggggCGCTCAACGACCTCCTCTATCTTTTTCTCTTTCGTTCCCACCACCAGAAATTTCAAAATGGTATAACATCTACTCAGGTTCCTTTATTTTCTAATCTG CCTTTCAAGCGTTATGTTGAGATTGGGAGAGTTGCTCTCGTTAACTATGGAGAATGTTATGGTAAACTTGTAGCCATTGTTGATGTCATCCACCAAAACAGG GGGAATGGAGCGACGAGAGAAGAGCAGAGAGCCGCTTGCTTGCATCCTCTCAG GCACTTGTTGATGCTCCTGAGTGATATGGTGAGAAGCCAAATGAGCTTCAAGAGGCTCTCGTTAACAGACATCAAGATTGACATTGGCCGAATCCCCAAGAAGAAGGTTTTGATTGGCGCCATGGAGGCTGCAG ATGTTAAGAGGAAATGGGAAAGCAGCTCTTGA